The sequence TACGAGCTGCTTCATAAAGTTCCCTGAACTCGATTTCATTAAGGCCACTCATGGTGTACTGCATGGATTTGAGTAGTAGGAATTGGGCAGTTGCCGCCGTACTTAGTGCTTTGTATTCAAGATCTTTTATTTCTTTAAATTTCCCATCAAATTCTGAACGAAGTGTTCTCCTAAGTGTTGTAGTAATTATATCAAGGCCACGTTCCGCAGCGTCAGTAGCTATTGCATCATGTAACATTCTTCGAGCCATCTCCGCTTTGCTGATTCCTTGTTCCTCCGCCATGGCTTTTATTTGTTTGTGATCATCGTCTACTAGGCGAACATGTAACTCAGGTAAACTGCAGCTGCTTTTGCTTTTTTGTGTTTTCGTATTCCTCATAATCGTGTAGATAGAAAGTAATTGCTATATGCTTATATTATACTTTTGCTGTTTGAGATTTTATCGTATAGCCCTTTTTGGGCCTCGATAGAATAATTGAGGTATATCATTGTGTTACTGATATATTTGTGTCCAAGCCACCATTGAACGTCCCGCACGTCGATATGAGGAATGGCAATAAGTTCCATGGCACGGGTGTGCTTGAGTGTATGGAAATGCCATTTATCCTGACTTATTGTTGTGAAACTACAATAAAATTTCATCAGAATATCTAAAGTTCTGCGATTTATTGGCCGGCCGCTTTTGGATGGGAATAAATAATTACTGGTGAAGGGAGTTCTAATTCTTTCTTGATAATATTTCTCTAATTCATAAAATACCCGTTCATCAACAATCTTCAGAACATTACTCACACTTCCTTTTAACCTTCGACAGAAAATACTCTGATCTTTCACATTGAAATCTGTAATTTCAATTAAACCAATCTCGCTGGCACGTAGACCGCAATATTCAGCAATCAAAAAAATAGTTAGATTTCGTGAGTGAAATTTTGATGACGTATCAACTTTTTTAATTACATCAATTAATTCATTGTACTCTGCCGTTGATAAATATTTTATGTTTGAGGTACTAAATGATGATCCCATTGGATATTCACCACCTTTTTTTAGTTTAGTTCAAACAGCAATGCGACAAAATAAGCATTTTGTCTTTCTATCGTTCTCCTTTCAAAATTATTATATATTAGTTATTTTCGATTAACAACTATATTACATATCTTTTTGTTATTTCAACTCAAAGTTGACCAAATCCTGTTAATACTGTTGATTTCATACCAAAAACCTTATCTTTCTGGTTCATTTATTCAAAATTCCATCTGTTTAAGCACCAATGCATCATAATCCGTTTCTCGCTGCGGAAAGCTCTGAAAGGCATTTAGAGATTTTGGTAGTCTTTTTTTTGTACCTGGAGTAATGTCCCATTGCGTGGTACCTATAATTCTTGCATAAACAGATTGCACCCAGCCCTGAGGATAGGATATTGGTTCTTCGCTTTGTTCATAAAGCTCAACAATTCGATTTATTGTTTTCGTAAAACTATTTTCTTCAATCGCTCTCACAGTCTTTGATTCTAAGTATTCATATGTCCGTTCCAGCCCTTTACTCTTCACCCCTTGATTAAAAATAAACAGCTCACTAATATACTCTATCACCATCCGTTCCGGATCAGATAGGCATAGCTTGTCCATCGAAGATTTTATATATTGCTCAAATACCACAACAACATCTTCATTTGTTTTACTGGTTAATTTCTGAATTAATAATTCATTAATGTCTTTAGTAGTAGTGGTTTTATAAATACTAGAAATATTATTATTATGGTAGTGTCCTTGTTTTGACCCCATGGCTCCATTTTGCATGTCCCTAGTTTGACCCCATGGCTCATTTTGCGTGTCCCTAGTTTGACCCCATGGCTCGGCTTGCGTGTCCCCAGTTTGACCCCATGGTTCATTTTGCGTGTCCCCAGTTTGACCCCATGGCTCGGTTTGCGTGTCCCTAGTTTGACCCCATGGTTCAGTTTGCCTATCCCCAGTTACAGATTCATCCTGCTCTTTCAGAGGAATATCTGTTACACTTGTCCATGTTGTGGGTGTCAATATGACTTCATATCTGCCACCTGTAACACGGCCAAGTTTGTCCCGTACATGAGAATATTTTACTAATTCCAACGCACTCAATCTGGCAATAGACCTTTTATATGTCTTTTCGCTTATTCCCAGATGTACAAGTATTTCCTCACGTGCAGGCATTCTTGTGTTTCCAGCCCCCATAAATGATACAATATAACCATATATCACTTTTTCGGTACAGGATATGGCTCTGCTTTTCATAACTCTATAACTAAGCATCCCGGAGCCACCAGAAAGAAGCCCCTCCACGACTATTGTATCACCAGATAATTTATCATCAATCATATATCGTTTGGGATTAAGATTCAAATGGTAAATATTATGTTCAAATTTATTAGCTGTTGCTTTTTCTTTGCTAATATGTATGTAATTTTGCTCTGTTAAATTCTCCATGGCAGCATAGTATTTATCCTTACCAATGCCCAAGTCATTCAATATTTGTGCACGAGTCGGATATACACTATAATTTCCACCTGTTAATGAACAAAAGTATAAATATACTGCTTTCGCAGCTATTGACAGTTCAGTATCTTGTGTTAAAAATTTAGGAGCAAAGCCATAGCCTGATGCATATATAGAATGTTCCTCAAATTTAATAATATCTGTTTGTGTTATCATAACGTCCCACCCACTTATCTCTGTTTTTCATGTGCGGATATTATACATCTCCGGCCATTGCAACTGCACCTTTAAAATGATACAGTCCATTGTAAACCTCATCTTCAAACGGATCCTACAAAAGGCTTCTCTCCTCTTCTTCCGGATCTACTGTTTTTTCTCCCTGGGTCAGCCCCCCCACTCATTTCTCATCCTGTTCTTCCTCCATATCACTTAAAACTCCATATACTGCATATCTGGCATTGTTATATTCATAAGAGCATGTACAAAGCACCAATATCCGATCATGTTCTTCTACTGCAACCGGACTTTTAAATGTCGAAGAAACCAAAAGCTTTTTCAACCAGCTCTCCCGTGCATCTGTACTTTCAAATATTATTGGAAATGATCCTTTCTGACCATCCAGTATCTCTCCAGCAAATAAATCTACCCGGTAATCCTGATCTGGAGTATACAAATACAGAATAGGATGCTCCTCATAATAACTTTGTGTCTTATAACCTGAAAGGGAAGAGAATATCTGCCCTCCTCTGATATGATGGCCATATAGAATAGTCACATCATCCTGAAACTCTTTCTGGTTCAGGCTTTCCATAAAGAT is a genomic window of Lacrimispora sphenoides containing:
- a CDS encoding tyrosine-type recombinase/integrase is translated as MGSSFSTSNIKYLSTAEYNELIDVIKKVDTSSKFHSRNLTIFLIAEYCGLRASEIGLIEITDFNVKDQSIFCRRLKGSVSNVLKIVDERVFYELEKYYQERIRTPFTSNYLFPSKSGRPINRRTLDILMKFYCSFTTISQDKWHFHTLKHTRAMELIAIPHIDVRDVQWWLGHKYISNTMIYLNYSIEAQKGLYDKISNSKSII
- a CDS encoding helix-turn-helix domain-containing protein — its product is MITQTDIIKFEEHSIYASGYGFAPKFLTQDTELSIAAKAVYLYFCSLTGGNYSVYPTRAQILNDLGIGKDKYYAAMENLTEQNYIHISKEKATANKFEHNIYHLNLNPKRYMIDDKLSGDTIVVEGLLSGGSGMLSYRVMKSRAISCTEKVIYGYIVSFMGAGNTRMPAREEILVHLGISEKTYKRSIARLSALELVKYSHVRDKLGRVTGGRYEVILTPTTWTSVTDIPLKEQDESVTGDRQTEPWGQTRDTQTEPWGQTGDTQNEPWGQTGDTQAEPWGQTRDTQNEPWGQTRDMQNGAMGSKQGHYHNNNISSIYKTTTTKDINELLIQKLTSKTNEDVVVVFEQYIKSSMDKLCLSDPERMVIEYISELFIFNQGVKSKGLERTYEYLESKTVRAIEENSFTKTINRIVELYEQSEEPISYPQGWVQSVYARIIGTTQWDITPGTKKRLPKSLNAFQSFPQRETDYDALVLKQMEF
- the srtB gene encoding class B sortase gives rise to the protein MKKKRLLLLGLILSCLAVAVFCGWNFYQEMIPRVQAEQVYNKIRERAFHESAAVMEYDKDIMAVKVYTRKGPNFGILLQWNPDIAGWIWSPGSDIDYPVVQGSDNNYYLNHMVDGERSIIGSIFMESLNQKEFQDDVTILYGHHIRGGQIFSSLSGYKTQSYYEEHPILYLYTPDQDYRVDLFAGEILDGQKGSFPIIFESTDARESWLKKLLVSSTFKSPVAVEEHDRILVLCTCSYEYNNARYAVYGVLSDMEEEQDEK